A genomic stretch from Cyprinus carpio isolate SPL01 chromosome A12, ASM1834038v1, whole genome shotgun sequence includes:
- the LOC109087158 gene encoding receptor-type tyrosine-protein phosphatase epsilon-like isoform X1, giving the protein MVLVFFLISTTTELNISNSTNPNSSGDNGNSKVLPILLGLSVLVLFLGLLAWFCLRLKNQRKVVITAVDKKVPNGILEEQEQQTVVLLPRSPSTSKKYLPIPVDSLEEEYRIRSADDGKLFREEYSSLPGGSTQGTCEEANKDENKEKNRYPNILPYDHSRVILTPIEGVPCSDYINASYIDGYTDKNKFIAAQGPKQDTVADFWRMIWEQKSATIVMLTNLKERKEDKCYQYWPDQGCWTYGNVRVAVEDFTALVDYTIRKFCVQYQASDGTKTPRLVTQLHFTSWPDFGVPFSPIGMLKFLKKVKQVNPSYAGPIVVHCSAGVGRTGTFIVIDAMIDMMYAEKKVDVFGFVSRIREQRSQLIQTDLQYSFVYQALLEYFLYGDTELDVSSLEGHLDKLHNTSAPLDRVGLEEEFKKLTNMRIMKENMRAGNLPANMKKNRVLQIIPYDFNRVILSMKRGQEFTDYINASFIDGYRQKDYFIATQGPLAHTVDDFWRMVWEWKCHSIVMLTELQERDQDKCLQYWPTEDSVTYGDFTVEIKGDMLCDAFSLRDLLLTYGPEKQTRLVRQFHFHGWPEIGIPTEGKGMIDIIAAVQKQQQQSGNHPIVVHCSAGAGRTGTFIALSNILERVKAEGLLDVFQTVKSLRMQRPHMVQTVEQYDFCYKVVQDFVDIFSDYANFK; this is encoded by the exons ATGGTCCTTGTTTTTTTCCTGATATCAACAACTACAGAACTAAACATATCCAATTCAACAAACCCCAATAGCAGTG gtGACAATGGGAATTCAAAAGTCTTGCCCATACTGCTGGGTCTGTCCGTCTTGGTGCTTTTTCTAGGGTTGCTGGCCTGGTTTTGCCTCag GTTGAAAAACCAGAGGAAAGTTGTCATCACAGCCGTCGACAAGAAAGTACCAAATGGCATCCTTGAAGAGCAAG AACAACAGACGGTGGTCTTACTGCCCAGATCCCCCTCCACATCCAAAAAATATCTCCCTATTCCTGTAGACAGCTTGGAAGAAGAGTATCGCATACGCTCGGCCGATGATGGGAAACTCTTTCGGGAAGAGTACAGT TCATTACCAGGGGGTTCGACTCAAGGAACATGTGAAGAGGCCAATAAAGATGAAAACAAGGAGAAGAACAGATATCCAAACATCTTACCAT ATGATCATTCCAGAGTGATTTTAACACCGATCGAAGGAGTCCCATGTTCAGATTATATCAATGCTTCTTATATCGAT GGTTATACAGATAAGAATAAGTTCATTGCAGCTCAAG GTCCAAAACAGGACACGgttgcagacttctggagaatgATATGGGAACAGAAATCAGCTACTATTGTAATGCTAACGAatctgaaagagagaaaagag GATAAGTGTTATCAGTATTGGCCTGATCAGGGATGCTGGACGTACGGTAACGTTCGTGTTGCTGTGGAAGACTTTACAGCACTGGTGGACTACACCATACGGAAATTCTGTGTgcaatat CAGGCCAGCGACGGCACTAAAACGCCCCGTCTTGTCACGCAGCTTCACTTCACCAGCTGGCCTGACTTCGGCGTTCCCTTCTCGCCCATCGGCATGCTCAAGTTCCTGAAGAAGGTGAAGCAGGTGAACCCGTCGTACGCCGGGCCCATCGTGGTGCACTGCAG tGCTGGCGTGGGCAGGACAGGAACGTTCATCGTCATCGATGCCATGATTGACATGATGTACGCAGAAAAGAAGGTGGACGTCTTCGGTTTCGTGTCACGAATACGTGAGCAGAGATCGCAGCTCATTCAGACGGAT TTGCAGTACTCCTTCGTCTATCAGGCTCTGCTGGAGTACTTCCTGTACGGAGACACAGAGCTGGACGTTTCTTCTCTGGAGGGTCACCTGGATAAACTTCACAACACCAGTGCGCCGCTGGACCGTGTGGGCCTGGAGGAAGAGTTCAAG AAACTGACAAACATGCGTATTATGAAGGAAAACATGAGGGCGGGCAACCTGCCTGCCAACATGAAGAAAAACAGAGTCCTTCAGATTATTCCAT ATGATTTTAACCGAGTCATCCTTTCGATGAAGAGAGGTCAGGAGTTCACCGATTATATCAACGCATCTTTCATTGAT GGATACCGGCAGAAGGACTATTTCATCGCCACACAGGGTCCTCTGGCGCACACGGTGGATGATTTCTGGAGGATGGTTTGGGAATGGAAGTGTCACTCGATCGTGATGCTGACAGAACTGCAGGAGAGAGATCAG gacAAGTGTTTGCAGTACTGGCCTACTGAGGACTCGGTGACTTACGGAGACTTCACGGTGGAAATTAAAGGAGACATGCTGTGTGACGCGTTCAGTCTCAGAGATCTGCTGCTCACTTACGGCCCG GAGAAGCAGACACGTTTGGTTCGGCAGTTTCATTTCCACGGCTGGCCAGAGATCGGGATCCCAACCGAAGGTAAAGGGATGATCGACATCATCGCAGCGGTGcagaaacaacagcagcagtCGGGCAACCACCCCATCGTCGTGCACTGCAG TGCCGGAGCGGGTCGGACCGGTACGTTTATCGCTCTCAGTAATATTCTGGAGCGAGTGAAAGCCGAGGGtttgctggatgtgtttcagacTGTGAAGAGTTTACGAATGCAGCGGCCACACATGGTGCAGACAGTG GAACAGTATGATTTCTGCTACAAAGTGGTACAGGACTTTGTCGACATTTTCTCAGACTATGCCAATTTCAAATGA
- the LOC109087158 gene encoding receptor-type tyrosine-protein phosphatase epsilon-like isoform X3 encodes MKKNSSFRWLKNQRKVVITAVDKKVPNGILEEQEQQTVVLLPRSPSTSKKYLPIPVDSLEEEYRIRSADDGKLFREEYSSLPGGSTQGTCEEANKDENKEKNRYPNILPYDHSRVILTPIEGVPCSDYINASYIDGYTDKNKFIAAQGPKQDTVADFWRMIWEQKSATIVMLTNLKERKEDKCYQYWPDQGCWTYGNVRVAVEDFTALVDYTIRKFCVQYQASDGTKTPRLVTQLHFTSWPDFGVPFSPIGMLKFLKKVKQVNPSYAGPIVVHCSAGVGRTGTFIVIDAMIDMMYAEKKVDVFGFVSRIREQRSQLIQTDLQYSFVYQALLEYFLYGDTELDVSSLEGHLDKLHNTSAPLDRVGLEEEFKKLTNMRIMKENMRAGNLPANMKKNRVLQIIPYDFNRVILSMKRGQEFTDYINASFIDGYRQKDYFIATQGPLAHTVDDFWRMVWEWKCHSIVMLTELQERDQDKCLQYWPTEDSVTYGDFTVEIKGDMLCDAFSLRDLLLTYGPEKQTRLVRQFHFHGWPEIGIPTEGKGMIDIIAAVQKQQQQSGNHPIVVHCSAGAGRTGTFIALSNILERVKAEGLLDVFQTVKSLRMQRPHMVQTVEQYDFCYKVVQDFVDIFSDYANFK; translated from the exons ATGAAAAAGAACTCGAGTTTTCGTTG GTTGAAAAACCAGAGGAAAGTTGTCATCACAGCCGTCGACAAGAAAGTACCAAATGGCATCCTTGAAGAGCAAG AACAACAGACGGTGGTCTTACTGCCCAGATCCCCCTCCACATCCAAAAAATATCTCCCTATTCCTGTAGACAGCTTGGAAGAAGAGTATCGCATACGCTCGGCCGATGATGGGAAACTCTTTCGGGAAGAGTACAGT TCATTACCAGGGGGTTCGACTCAAGGAACATGTGAAGAGGCCAATAAAGATGAAAACAAGGAGAAGAACAGATATCCAAACATCTTACCAT ATGATCATTCCAGAGTGATTTTAACACCGATCGAAGGAGTCCCATGTTCAGATTATATCAATGCTTCTTATATCGAT GGTTATACAGATAAGAATAAGTTCATTGCAGCTCAAG GTCCAAAACAGGACACGgttgcagacttctggagaatgATATGGGAACAGAAATCAGCTACTATTGTAATGCTAACGAatctgaaagagagaaaagag GATAAGTGTTATCAGTATTGGCCTGATCAGGGATGCTGGACGTACGGTAACGTTCGTGTTGCTGTGGAAGACTTTACAGCACTGGTGGACTACACCATACGGAAATTCTGTGTgcaatat CAGGCCAGCGACGGCACTAAAACGCCCCGTCTTGTCACGCAGCTTCACTTCACCAGCTGGCCTGACTTCGGCGTTCCCTTCTCGCCCATCGGCATGCTCAAGTTCCTGAAGAAGGTGAAGCAGGTGAACCCGTCGTACGCCGGGCCCATCGTGGTGCACTGCAG tGCTGGCGTGGGCAGGACAGGAACGTTCATCGTCATCGATGCCATGATTGACATGATGTACGCAGAAAAGAAGGTGGACGTCTTCGGTTTCGTGTCACGAATACGTGAGCAGAGATCGCAGCTCATTCAGACGGAT TTGCAGTACTCCTTCGTCTATCAGGCTCTGCTGGAGTACTTCCTGTACGGAGACACAGAGCTGGACGTTTCTTCTCTGGAGGGTCACCTGGATAAACTTCACAACACCAGTGCGCCGCTGGACCGTGTGGGCCTGGAGGAAGAGTTCAAG AAACTGACAAACATGCGTATTATGAAGGAAAACATGAGGGCGGGCAACCTGCCTGCCAACATGAAGAAAAACAGAGTCCTTCAGATTATTCCAT ATGATTTTAACCGAGTCATCCTTTCGATGAAGAGAGGTCAGGAGTTCACCGATTATATCAACGCATCTTTCATTGAT GGATACCGGCAGAAGGACTATTTCATCGCCACACAGGGTCCTCTGGCGCACACGGTGGATGATTTCTGGAGGATGGTTTGGGAATGGAAGTGTCACTCGATCGTGATGCTGACAGAACTGCAGGAGAGAGATCAG gacAAGTGTTTGCAGTACTGGCCTACTGAGGACTCGGTGACTTACGGAGACTTCACGGTGGAAATTAAAGGAGACATGCTGTGTGACGCGTTCAGTCTCAGAGATCTGCTGCTCACTTACGGCCCG GAGAAGCAGACACGTTTGGTTCGGCAGTTTCATTTCCACGGCTGGCCAGAGATCGGGATCCCAACCGAAGGTAAAGGGATGATCGACATCATCGCAGCGGTGcagaaacaacagcagcagtCGGGCAACCACCCCATCGTCGTGCACTGCAG TGCCGGAGCGGGTCGGACCGGTACGTTTATCGCTCTCAGTAATATTCTGGAGCGAGTGAAAGCCGAGGGtttgctggatgtgtttcagacTGTGAAGAGTTTACGAATGCAGCGGCCACACATGGTGCAGACAGTG GAACAGTATGATTTCTGCTACAAAGTGGTACAGGACTTTGTCGACATTTTCTCAGACTATGCCAATTTCAAATGA
- the LOC109087158 gene encoding receptor-type tyrosine-protein phosphatase epsilon-like isoform X2, whose protein sequence is MVLVFFLISTTTELNISNSTNPNSSGDNGNSKVLPILLGLSVLVLFLGLLAWFCLRLKNQRKVVITAVDKKVPNGILEEQEQQTVVLLPRSPSTSKKYLPIPVDSLEEEYRIRSADDGKLFREEYSSLPGGSTQGTCEEANKDENKEKNRYPNILPYDHSRVILTPIEGVPCSDYINASYIDGYTDKNKFIAAQGPKQDTVADFWRMIWEQKSATIVMLTNLKERKEDKCYQYWPDQGCWTYGNVRVAVEDFTALVDYTIRKFCVQYASDGTKTPRLVTQLHFTSWPDFGVPFSPIGMLKFLKKVKQVNPSYAGPIVVHCSAGVGRTGTFIVIDAMIDMMYAEKKVDVFGFVSRIREQRSQLIQTDLQYSFVYQALLEYFLYGDTELDVSSLEGHLDKLHNTSAPLDRVGLEEEFKKLTNMRIMKENMRAGNLPANMKKNRVLQIIPYDFNRVILSMKRGQEFTDYINASFIDGYRQKDYFIATQGPLAHTVDDFWRMVWEWKCHSIVMLTELQERDQDKCLQYWPTEDSVTYGDFTVEIKGDMLCDAFSLRDLLLTYGPEKQTRLVRQFHFHGWPEIGIPTEGKGMIDIIAAVQKQQQQSGNHPIVVHCSAGAGRTGTFIALSNILERVKAEGLLDVFQTVKSLRMQRPHMVQTVEQYDFCYKVVQDFVDIFSDYANFK, encoded by the exons ATGGTCCTTGTTTTTTTCCTGATATCAACAACTACAGAACTAAACATATCCAATTCAACAAACCCCAATAGCAGTG gtGACAATGGGAATTCAAAAGTCTTGCCCATACTGCTGGGTCTGTCCGTCTTGGTGCTTTTTCTAGGGTTGCTGGCCTGGTTTTGCCTCag GTTGAAAAACCAGAGGAAAGTTGTCATCACAGCCGTCGACAAGAAAGTACCAAATGGCATCCTTGAAGAGCAAG AACAACAGACGGTGGTCTTACTGCCCAGATCCCCCTCCACATCCAAAAAATATCTCCCTATTCCTGTAGACAGCTTGGAAGAAGAGTATCGCATACGCTCGGCCGATGATGGGAAACTCTTTCGGGAAGAGTACAGT TCATTACCAGGGGGTTCGACTCAAGGAACATGTGAAGAGGCCAATAAAGATGAAAACAAGGAGAAGAACAGATATCCAAACATCTTACCAT ATGATCATTCCAGAGTGATTTTAACACCGATCGAAGGAGTCCCATGTTCAGATTATATCAATGCTTCTTATATCGAT GGTTATACAGATAAGAATAAGTTCATTGCAGCTCAAG GTCCAAAACAGGACACGgttgcagacttctggagaatgATATGGGAACAGAAATCAGCTACTATTGTAATGCTAACGAatctgaaagagagaaaagag GATAAGTGTTATCAGTATTGGCCTGATCAGGGATGCTGGACGTACGGTAACGTTCGTGTTGCTGTGGAAGACTTTACAGCACTGGTGGACTACACCATACGGAAATTCTGTGTgcaatat GCCAGCGACGGCACTAAAACGCCCCGTCTTGTCACGCAGCTTCACTTCACCAGCTGGCCTGACTTCGGCGTTCCCTTCTCGCCCATCGGCATGCTCAAGTTCCTGAAGAAGGTGAAGCAGGTGAACCCGTCGTACGCCGGGCCCATCGTGGTGCACTGCAG tGCTGGCGTGGGCAGGACAGGAACGTTCATCGTCATCGATGCCATGATTGACATGATGTACGCAGAAAAGAAGGTGGACGTCTTCGGTTTCGTGTCACGAATACGTGAGCAGAGATCGCAGCTCATTCAGACGGAT TTGCAGTACTCCTTCGTCTATCAGGCTCTGCTGGAGTACTTCCTGTACGGAGACACAGAGCTGGACGTTTCTTCTCTGGAGGGTCACCTGGATAAACTTCACAACACCAGTGCGCCGCTGGACCGTGTGGGCCTGGAGGAAGAGTTCAAG AAACTGACAAACATGCGTATTATGAAGGAAAACATGAGGGCGGGCAACCTGCCTGCCAACATGAAGAAAAACAGAGTCCTTCAGATTATTCCAT ATGATTTTAACCGAGTCATCCTTTCGATGAAGAGAGGTCAGGAGTTCACCGATTATATCAACGCATCTTTCATTGAT GGATACCGGCAGAAGGACTATTTCATCGCCACACAGGGTCCTCTGGCGCACACGGTGGATGATTTCTGGAGGATGGTTTGGGAATGGAAGTGTCACTCGATCGTGATGCTGACAGAACTGCAGGAGAGAGATCAG gacAAGTGTTTGCAGTACTGGCCTACTGAGGACTCGGTGACTTACGGAGACTTCACGGTGGAAATTAAAGGAGACATGCTGTGTGACGCGTTCAGTCTCAGAGATCTGCTGCTCACTTACGGCCCG GAGAAGCAGACACGTTTGGTTCGGCAGTTTCATTTCCACGGCTGGCCAGAGATCGGGATCCCAACCGAAGGTAAAGGGATGATCGACATCATCGCAGCGGTGcagaaacaacagcagcagtCGGGCAACCACCCCATCGTCGTGCACTGCAG TGCCGGAGCGGGTCGGACCGGTACGTTTATCGCTCTCAGTAATATTCTGGAGCGAGTGAAAGCCGAGGGtttgctggatgtgtttcagacTGTGAAGAGTTTACGAATGCAGCGGCCACACATGGTGCAGACAGTG GAACAGTATGATTTCTGCTACAAAGTGGTACAGGACTTTGTCGACATTTTCTCAGACTATGCCAATTTCAAATGA